One stretch of Castor canadensis chromosome 12, mCasCan1.hap1v2, whole genome shotgun sequence DNA includes these proteins:
- the Cript gene encoding cysteine-rich PDZ-binding protein: MVCEKCEKKLGTVITPDTWKDGARNTTESGGRKLNENKALTSKKARFDPYGKNKFSTCRICKSSVHQPGSHYCQGCAYKKGICAMCGKKVLDTKNYKQTSV, from the exons ATGGTTTGTGAAAAAT GTGAAAAGAAACTTGGAACTGTTATCACCCCAGACACTTGGAAGGATGGTGCAAGAAATACcacag AAAGTGGTGGAAGAaagctgaatgaaaataaagctTTGACTTCAAAAAAAGCAAG attcgaTCCATATGGAAAGAATAAGTTCTCCACTTGCAGAATTTGTAAAAGTTCTGTACACCAACCAGGTTCTCATTATTGCCAGGGCTGTGCCTACAAAAAGG gcaTCTGTGCGATGTGTGGCAAAAAGGTTTTGGATACCAAAAACTACAAGCAAACGTCTGTCTAG